Proteins from one Megalops cyprinoides isolate fMegCyp1 chromosome 11, fMegCyp1.pri, whole genome shotgun sequence genomic window:
- the gabpa gene encoding GA-binding protein alpha chain: MSKGETEELIEIEIDGQEKQECMEEGVEEQTITTAEFVTQAIDINEPIGNLKKLLEPRLQCSLDGHEICLQDIQLDPDHSLFDQGVKTDGTVQLSVQVISRQGVEPRLNILEIVKPVETVEVVIDPDAAAGEDGQLVEEGQVIALDRSVIADETSEQVTRWAAALEGYRKEQVRLGIPYDPVQWSADQVIHWAVWVMKEFSMVDVDVGGIHISGRELCGFTQEDFLQRVPHGEILWSHLELLRKYVLASQDQSGQIATVTIDQPVQIIPASVQQAPPPTIKVLATKQSKVQRSPRIAGGEDRSSPGNRTGNNGQIQLWQFLLELLTDKDARDCISWVGDDGEFKLNQPELVAHKWGQRKNKPTMNYEKLSRALRYYYDGDMICKVQGKRFVYKFVCDLKTLIGYSAAELNHLVTECEQKKLARMQLHGLGQPVTTVTLATTALDKDS, translated from the exons ATGTCCAAAGGAGAAACGGAGGAACTGATAGAAATTGAGATTGATGGGCAGGAGAAGCAAGAATGCATGGAGGAGGG CGTTGAGGAGCAAACCATCACAACCGCCGAGTTTGTTACACAAGCCATCGACATCAATGAACCCATTGGCAATCTGAAGAAGCTGCTGGAGCCCCGCCTCCAGTGCTCATTGGATGGTCATGAAATCTGTCTTCAGGACATCCAG CTGGATCCCGACCACAGCCTGTTTGACCAGGGAGTTAAGACAGATGGCACCGTCCAGCTCAGTGTGCAGGTCATCTCCAGACAAG GCGTGGAGCCCAGGCTGAATATTCTGGAGATCGTGAAGCCGGTGGAGACAGTGGAAGTGGTAATTGATCCTGATGCAGCTGCTGGCGAGGATGGGCAGCTAGTAGAGGAGGGGCAGGTGATCGCCTTGGACCGCTCCGTCATTGCAGACGAAACCTCAGAGCAGGTGACGCGTTGGGCAGCAGCTCTCGAGGGGTACCGTAAGGAGCAGGTCCGATTGGGTATCCCCTATG ACCCGGTACAGTGGAGTGCAGACCAAGTGATCCATTGGGCGGTGTGGGTGATGAAAGAGTTCAGCATGGTGGATGTAGATGTGGGAGGCATCCACATCTCCGGGCGGGAGCTCTGCGGGTTCACCCAAGAGGATTTCTTACAGAGGGTCCCCCATGGAGAGATACTGTGGAGCCACTTGGAGCTGCTGCGCAAGT ATGTGCTGGCCAGTCAGGACCAGTCTGGCCAGATTGCCACAGTGACCATTGACCAAC CGGTGCAGATCATCCCCGCTTCCGTGCAGCAGgctccaccccccaccatcAAGGTCCTGGCCACCAAGCAGAGCAAAGTGCAGAGATCACCCCGCATCGCTGGGGGAGAGGACCGCAGTTCACCAGGAAATCGCActg GCAATAATGGTCAGATCCAGCTGTGGCAGTTCCTGCTGGAGCTGCTTACAGACAAGGATGCTCGAGACTGCATCTCCTGGGTGGGCGATGATGGCGAATTCAAACTGAACCAGCCTGAGCTGGTGGCTCACAAGTGGGGCCAGCGCAAGAACAAGCCCACCATGAACTACGAGAAGCTCAGTCGTGCTCTCAG ATACTACTATGATGGGGACATGATCTGCAAGGTGCAAGGCAAGCGCTTTGTCTACAAGTTTGTGTGTGATCTGAAGACCCTGATTGGCTACAGTGCGGCAGAGCTGAACCACCTGGTGACGGAGTGTGAGCAGAAGAAGCTGGCCAGGATGCAGCTGCATGGGCTGGGCCAGCCCGTCACTACAGTGACGCTTGCCACTACTGCCCTGGACAAGGACAGCTGA